In Oncorhynchus mykiss isolate Arlee chromosome 19, USDA_OmykA_1.1, whole genome shotgun sequence, the sequence CTATTGGCATTCCAGATGAGGATTCTGGATATATAGTCACATGTTCATTTCAGTGGTTTATTTTGAGATAAGCAGCTGGATCGTTATAGAGAGGTTGACAAGTTTGGTCAAATATGAACAGCCTAACAATTTGGCTGCAGTACATTCCTCCGTCCTCTCTGTGTTGGCATGGATTGGGAGTTTTTCAGGCACGTGATCTGTATTGGTGAAGTCCACTGACAGATTGGTAAAGTGAATAGGCCAATGGAGCTGCCTGCTGACTGTGGCTGTACAGTTTGAGATTCATAAAGGTGTCGTCAGAGCTCTGTCTCTGTGCTTTGAACACCATATGAAtggactggtctgtctctgtcctgtgaaGGCCGTATGAATggactggtctgtctctctcctgtgaagGCCGTATGAAtggactggtctgtctctgtcctgtgaaGGGCGTATGAATggactggtctgtctctctcctgtgaagGCCGTATGAAtggactggtctgtctctgtcctgtgaaGGTCATATGaatggtctgtctctgtcctgtgaaGGCCTTATGAATGGactggtgtgtctctgtcctgTGAAGGTCATATGAATGGTCTGTGTCTGTCCTGTGAAGACTGTATGAAtggactggtctgtctctgtcctgtgaaGGCCGTATGAAtggactggtctgtctctgtcctgtgaaGGTCATATGaatggtctgtctctgtcctgtgaaGACCGTATGAAtggactggtctgtctctgtcctgtgaaGGCCATATGAATGgacttgtctgtctctgtcctgtgaaGGCCGTATGAAtggactggtctgtctctgtcctgtgaaGGTCATATGAACAGACTGTCATATGAATGGTATGTCTCTGTCCTGTGAAGGCCGTATGAAtggactggtctgtctctgtcctgtgaaGGTCATATGAATGGTCTGTCATATGaatggtctgtctctgtcctgtgaaGGCCATATGAAtggactggtctgtctctgtcctgtgaaGGCCATATGaatggtctgtctctgtcctttgAAGGTCATATGAATGGTCTGTCATATGaatggtctgtctctgtcctgtgaaGGCCATATGAAtggactggtctgtctctgtcctgtgaaGGTCATATGAATGGACTTGTCTGTCTTGTGAAGACAATATGAATGGACTTGTCTGTCCTGTGAAGGTCATATGAAtggactggtctgtctctgtcctgtgaaGGCCATATGAAtggactggtctgtctctgtcctgtgaaGGCCATATGAATTGACTGGTATGTCTCTGTCCTGTGAAAGCCATATGaatggtctgtctctgtcctgtgaaGGCCATATGAAtggactggtctgtctctgtcctgtgaaGGTCATATGAATGgacttgtctgtctctgtcctgtgaaGGCCATATGAATGGAccggtctgtctctgtcctgtgaaGATCATATGAATGGAccggtctgtctctgtcctgtgaaGGCCATATGAATtgactggtctgtctctgtcctgtgaaGGCCATATGaatggtctgtctctgtcctgtgaaGGCCATATGAAtggactggtctgtctctgtcctgtgaaGGTCATATGAATGgacttgtctgtctctgtcctgtgaaGATCATATGAATGGACCGGTTTGTCTCTGTCCTGTGAAAATCATATGAATggactgttctgtctctgtcataTGAATGGACTTGTCTGTATCTGTCCTGTGAAGTCCTTATGTATTGACTGGTTTGCCAAGCCCTCTGATATGGCTGACCACCTAGACCTGTCGTAGCCCCTTGCTATAAGTCCGTGACTATACACTATATGCTATATGTGGCTATACGTCAGTGACTATACGTCTGTGCCCTCTCGGGGGTATAAGATATTGTTGACACTAAAGCTGTTATAGAAGTGGCTGTTGAACTGTCCTGCCTGCCCCCCTCCACTGAATGTGTTGTAGTACAGTCCTCTGTTGAAGGGAGACAGGCTGTCTGCTGGGTGGCCGTGGCCCCCGAGGCCCGCCTCTGAGACCCCCGGGCTGTGACTGTCCTGGactggggtgggggtgtggggtgtgtggttgtggtatggGCTGCTATGGAGGGCTGTAATGTTCCTATTGGTCAGCTCGTTGACCAGCCCCAGAGAGCTAGTCTGTCTGCTGGAGGGACCAGAGGAAAGAGGAGCGGAGGCCCCTAGAGGCCCGGAGCCCAGCCCAGCCATACTGCTGAAGAAGTTATTAAAACACGGAGTGCCACCGGACGCCAGGCCCGGGGGGGGGGAGCTCTTGTGACCCTCACTGACCACCTCCATGTCTGGGGAGGCGGGGCCTAGGAGCTGGGGGCTGTCTAAGGTCTTGATGGGCGGGGCTGCTCGGCCGTCCTCTGTTTTGGTGCTGTTAGTGGAGTCGGAGCGACGCTTCCTCTTCCTCCTGAAGTTCCCGTTGTCAAACATCTTCTCACAGTTAGGATCCAACGTCCAGTAGTTCCCTTTACCTGGAACATAAATAATAGAAGCTTTAGCATTATTAATATATAAATACTATATAATAATGTCTTATTAATATATAAATACTATATAATAAGACATTATTATACAGTATTTATATATTAATAAGGCAATATTATATAGTATTTATATATTAATAagacagtattatacagtatttatATATTAACAAGACAGGATTACATAGTATTTCTATATTAATAAGACATTATTATATAGTATTTATATATTAATAAGACATTATTATATAGTATTtatatattaatacattattaATATATACACATTAGTAATATGTACATATCCAATGAAGAACTGGAGGGAGATGTGCTCATCCTAAACATGAGAAAACTAATGCTGGGATAAAAAAACATTACAGGATCAAATAAATGAGGCCCGCATACAGAATGAAGACTTGTGTGAAATAATAAAGGAATAAAGCCCTATGAGCAGCAATATTCCATGTGCGGGCCACTCATTCCATGTGCGGGCCACTCATTCCATGTGCGGGCCACTCATTCCATGTGGGGGCCACTCATTCCATGTGTGGGCCACTCATTCCATGTGCGGGCCACTCATTCCATGTGCGGGTCACTCATTCCATGTGCGGGCCACAAATCCACATAATGTTGTAGTAATTTAGTATTGTGCACATTATCACAAACAGTGATGTGATGCACCTAATACTCTGGCTTTGGAATGATACACTGATGAGGAAATCAATGTCTAGGTAGCTATTCATTTGAATGAATTTGGGGTTAAAATTGTGTCATTCCCTAGAATATGGGTGCTCCGCTCTGCCCTTCCAGGATTAGGATATCAAACCTTTTATCTATAAACTGCCATGGTAGGAAACTGAAGGCCCACTCAGTATGGACACGAAGCATCTAATAACAAGCTAACTGTTATGTTGTAATCCATAAAGTTTCTTACACTAAACTTTATAGTAATGTTAAACGCATTTACGGTAACATAATATACCTTTATTTACAGTAATTTACAGGTAACTGGCTGCCAGTAAATTATCATAAAAACAAtaggatttttttttacagtgtattATAACAAACTTTTGGGGCAATCTAATATTGACCACATAGTCCTAATCTAATCTCTAGAATAATATATATTCTAATCTATGGAATGACCAAATAGTTCTAATCTAATCtacataataatatatattcTAATCTCTAGAATGACCTCATAGTTCTAATCTAATCTCTAGAATAATATATAATACTTTTACACGtgtttatatatctatatattctaATCTATGGAATGACCAAATAGCTCTAATCTAATCtacataataatatatattcTAATCTCTAGAATGACCTCATAGTTCTAATCTAATCtacataataatatatattcTAATCTTTAGAATGACCTCATAGTTCTAATCTAATCTCTAGAATAATATATAATACTTTTACACGtgtttatatatctatatattctaATCTATGGAATGACCAAATAGCTCTAATCTAATCtacataataatatatattcTAATCTCTAGAATAATATATAATACTTTTACACGtgtttatatatctatatattctaATCTATATAATAACCACATAGTTCTAATCTAATCTGCAGAATAACATATATACagaataacatatatatatatatatattttacacgtgtttataatatatatatattcaaatcTATAGAATGACCAAATAGTTCTAATCTAATCTACACAATAATATATATTCTAATCTATAGAATGACCACATATATCTAATCTAAACTCTAGAATAATATATATTCTAATCACTAAAATGACCTCATGGTTATTTCTATGTCCCATGCTAAAGAAGCAAAGGCCAGTCAATATATTAGATATATTACATTTGACTCATCTCAAGTCTATGGGACACTGCTGATAACAATTCCTAGATTTAATATGCACAATGATAAGCATTCTAGtcttcaaaataaaggaaacaaatTAAAGGATAAAATTAACAATTATCAGCATATGGTTTGAATAAGCCTTTATTTTATCGAACTGATTTGAACTGACATGATAGCCTGCAACCACCCTTAGCGGTAGTTGTTTATAAGGGAATTAGCTAATTCAACCTATCTTCTTTTCCGATTGAAAACCAGATGTGGGAACTCCCGCTCAGGCGTTTTGTTTTACGCCTCCTACGTTAGTTTAGCAACAGGCCTACACCAATTTGTTCAATCGGTTTTAGGCCCAAACTTTTACACGTGTTTTTATAGGATTTCTAACCGACAGCTGAATCACATAGCCTGCCTGACTAATTAAAATCTATCTACAAATGGCCCTAGATGTTACAAAGATAGAATTGAACAGGATGGGATAATACCTGGGTCGTCCTCATCGCGGGGGACCTTTTTAAAGCAGTCGTTGAGTGACAGGTTGTGTCGGATAGAGTTCTGCCACCCCGCCTTGCTCTTCTTGTAGAACGGGAAGTTATCCGCGACATACTGGTAGATCTGACTCAGGGTCAACTTCTTTTCGTGTGCGTTCTGGATCGCCATGGCGATGAGCGCAGAGTAAGAGTATGGAGGACGGACCAGTTTTAGCAACTCTTCCTGACTGGCGATGGACAGCCAACCCAGGTCCGGACCCCCGAACCCGGGAGAGTTGGTAAGGAACTGCCGCTGGGTACCGTAGGAAGGTGGCATAAAGGATGCTGTGTTGTTTCCGTGCAGGTATGGGGTGGAGGAGTTCACGGGGGGCCCGTTCAACCACAGGGATGACGCGTAATCTCCCAGGCCGTATCCAGACGGCCTCTGTGCGCTCTGGAGTCCAGGCTGGTGGTACATGCTGAAGTTATCACAGTAGACAGCCATCTCCGGCGGCTCCTGGGTGCTCTTGGGCTGGGGTTGGAGAGAGCTTGCTGTTGGAGACGAGGTGTGGTGTACTGAAGGGTCGATGGAGTTCATGCTCCACTCGGGAGGACAACCCGAACGGAATTAGAACACAACAGTAACGGTTCAAACCGACGACCTGATCCCAAGCGCGCAACGTCAGCAACAAGTGCCAGAATCCAAAATCTGAGTTTTAATTTTATAACTTCAGACCGACAGTTTCTCATCCAGACACTAGATCATCTCTAACAGCCAATAAACACTCACTAACTGGTTGGGGGTGTGGCCATTGAATTTAGTTGAGAATTGACAGGCAGAGGTGTGAAATAATAACTTCTCTATGTTTCATACTAACGGCAACATAAAACCCGACAGAAAGTGTTTACTTGAAATGTAATATTAATACAACAATTGAGTTTGTGAATTATTAAAATTTGCGCCAGTAGATAGGtctaatttaaaaaattactTCCCACTTCCCCCTACTGTTCTCCAAAGGCTtttcatatataatatatatttttaattatgGTTTTTATAATTACTACCATAAATActagtattattataatatacaTTTACATATGAATAGTTTCTAATAATATGTATTCAATGCTAGTAAATTAGCTTTTTTAGGGTTGGGGGCGGGAGTAAATGGGAGATTAATGGGCCTATCTAATAAATATAAGGTAGCATATCTCTGTCTAAGACatgattatattattatataaggTAACATATCTCTGTCTAAATCatgattatattattatataaggtagcatatCTCTGTCTAAATCatgattatattattatataaggTAACATATCTCTGTCTAAATCatgattatattattatataaggTAACATATCTCTGTCTAAGACATGATTATATTATTATAGAAGGTAACATATCTCTGTCTAAATCatgattatattattatataaggTAACATATCTCTGTCTACATCATGATTATTGTTATCCATAATATTATGAATGTCATCCTTATTATTAGCAGTAGTAATATTGGTAACAGCAGAAGCCTAGAATCCCATTAGGCCAATTATAATGAGTAGCCTGAAAGTAGTAGTCCTATTCATTATTATATTAATTTCACTGGGCTTATGACAATaacttataataataataataataataatattaataattattatatttataCAAATATGTCTTATTTCATTATTCAATTAGATTTGctttgagtgtttgtgtgtgtgtgtgtgtgtgtgtgtgtgtgtgtgtgtgtgtgtgtgtgtgtgtgtgtgtgtgtgtgtgtgtgtgtgtgtgtgtgtgtgtgtgtgtgtgtgtgtgtgtgtgtgtgtgtgtgtgtgtgtgtgcgtgcgtgcgtgcgtgtgtgtgactatACAAGTGTGTGGCCTAAACTAAGACCTGTGGGTGTATAATGCTATCAGCCTGTTGCCTCAGACTATCTATAAAATTAGAAAACACTTTAAATCTGATTTTATTGAATACCGGATAAGACAGAATAAACAATGTGACCACATTCCTGTGTCAATTGAGTAAAAACCCTCATTAATCATAAACTAATAATCCAAACAATggaaaacaacaaaaaactgttGATTTAGTGTAGCTCTTGTCCAGTTTCTAAAATAGCTTTTCTTCTTGTATAACAAGATCACATGAACAACTCTATGTGATGATCGATCATCATGTTCATATAGATGAGATAAAAAAAGAAACCAACTGCCTTGGAATCTTAAAAAGCAGCATGCTATTTTAACACACCTACCAGTACAATCTCCTTCAGAAACACTGCTTGCAAATGACACCCGTCCATCACACAAGGTTCAGGTTTGGAAAAATGTCATGTAATCCTATCAAATTCATAGACCTGCCCTACAAGCTCAGACTCTTTTAGTATCCCGCAATTTATAATATTGGCAAAGAATATTGGCCatttatcatttatttaatcaatcaTTTGTCGTTCACGTTTTAGAACGCTGCAAGTAATACATGTCCCAAACTCCTCTGATGGCCTACACCATCAGTGGGGCTATAGCGTCCTCTACTGTAGACAGACTGATATTGGAGAAATGCGACAGTGACCCAGTTCACAGATTAACCGAACGATAGCGCCgtgagttctctctctcctccgcaaCCAACACATCATGCAGTGTACGTAATAGCCACACGATGGCGACAAACGTCTGTGTTCCACTGGAGGAATTCATGAAACATGAAATGAGATGAAAAATGAAATGTTTTGccaaaaatgacatacccaaatctaactgcctgttgctcaggccctgaagcaagaatatgcatattcctggtaccatttgaaaggaaaaactttgaagtttatggaaatgtgaaaggaatgtagtagaatataacacaatggatcaaccgttcttttgtaccatcatctttgaaatgcaagagaaaggccctATGTATTATTcaagcccaggtgcaatttagattttggccactgtGCGTTTACATTGTGCGTATTGAGACTCTTTTATAACACACTGAAGAGGAGTGTGATATTCCTGGTAACATGAAATATTGTTTTAACAAGTTTTCATCTCTCCTTAAATGACATTTTTGGGGAAAAAAGCTAACTTGGCTCCTtccttcattgaatcagatggctcattcatccatCACAAAGCTCACtaatattgcaaactactttaattactttttcattggcaagataaggcaacgacatgccactgactttgagtaaagccagagtgtctatgtatgtggataactcaacactatacatgtcagctactacataaattgaaatgactgcaacactcaacaaagagctgcagttagtttcagagtgggtggcaagaaataagttagGCCTAAATAtgtctaaaactaaaagcattgtatttgggacaaaacactcactaaaccatcaacctcaactaaataatgtggaaattgagcaagttaaggggactaaactgcttggagtaaccctggattgtaaacatggtcaaaacatattgatgcagtagtagctaaaacggggagaagtctgtctataataaagcactactctgccttcttaacaacactatcaacaaggcaggtcctacaggccctagtttctaccttcttaacaacactatcagcaaggcaggtcctacaggccctagtttctaccttcttaacagcactataaacaaggcaggtcctacaggccctagtttctaccttcttaacaacactataaacaaggcaggtcctacaggccctagttttgtcgctccctgactactgttcagtcatgtggtcaggtgccacaaaaaattACTTagaaaaattgcaattggctcagaacagggcagcacggctggcccttggatgtacacagagagctaatattaataatatgcatgtcaatctctcctggctgaaagaggaggagagattgacttcatcactacttgtatttatgagaggtattgacatgttgaatgcaccgagctctctgtctaaactactggcacacagctcagacacccatacataccccacaagacatgccaccagaggtctcttcacagtccccaagtccagaacagactatgggaggcgcacagtactacatagagccatgactacatggaactctattccacagtactacatagagccatgactacatggaactctattccacagagccatgactacatggaactctattccacatcaagtaactgatgcagcagtaaaatgatatttaaaaaatagattaaaaaacactttattttatttttttatttcacctttatttaaccaggtaggacagttgagaatacctttatttaaccaggtaggccagttgagaacacctttatttaaccaggtaggccagttgagaacacctttatttaacaaggtaggccagtttagaacaagttctcatttgcaactgcgacctggccaagataaagcgtagcaattcgacacatacaacaacacagagttacacatggaataaacaaaacatacagtcaataatacagtagaacaaaagaaaacaaaaagtctatatacagtgagtgcaaatgaggtaagttaaggaaataaataggccatggtggcgaagtaattacaatatagcaattaaacactggaatggtagatatgcagaagatgaatgtgcaggtagagatactggggtgcaaaggagcaagataaataaataccagtatggggatgaggtaggtagatagatgggctgtttacagataggctatgtacaggtgcagtgatgtgtaagctgctctgacagctggtgcttaaagctagtgagggagatgtgagtctccagctccagagatttttgcaattcgttccagtcatgggcagcagagaactggaaggaaagacgaccaaaggaggaattggctttggtggtgaccagtgagatatacctgctggagcgcgtgctacgagtgggtgctgctatggtgaccagtgagctgagataaggtggggctttatctagcagagacttgtagataacctgtagccagtgggtttggcgacgagtatgaagcgagggccaaccaacgagagcgtacaggtcgcaatggtgggtagtgtatggggctttggtgacaaaacggatggcactgtgatagactgcatccagtttgttgagtagagtgttggatgctattttatagatgacatcaccgaagttgaggattggtaggatggtcagttttacgagggtatgtttgtcagcatgagtgaaggatgctttcatgcgatataggaagccaattctagattttattttggattggagatgcttaatgtgagtctggaaggagagtttacagtctaaccaaacaccctggtatttgtagttgtccaagtcagagccgtccagagtagtgatgctggacgggcgagcaggtgcgggcagcgatcgattgaaaagcatgcatttagttttacttgcgtttaagagcagttggaggccacggaaggagagttgtatggcattgaagcttgtctggaggttagttaacacagtgtccaaggaggggccagaaatatacagaatggtgtcgtctgcgtagaggtggatcagagaatcaccagcagcaacagcgacgtcattgatgtatacagaaaaaagagtcggcccgagatttgaaccctgtggcacacccatagagactgtcagaggtccagacaacaggccctccgatttgacacactgaactctatcagagaagtagttagtaaaccaggcgaggcaatcatttgagaaatcaaggctgtcgagtctgccaataagaatgttgtgattgacagagttgaaagccttggccaggtcgatgaatacggctgcacagtaatgtctcttatcgatggcggttatgatgtcgtttataaccttgagcgtggctgaggtgcacccatgaccagctctgaaaccagattgcatagcggagaaggtacggtgggattcgaaatggtcagtaagctgtttgttaacttggctttcaaagtccttagaaagacagggtaggatagatataggtctgtagcagtttgggtctagagtgtcaccccctttgaagagggggatgactgtggcagatttccaatctttgggaatctcagatgatacgaaagagaggttgaacaggctagtaataggggttgcaacaatttcggcagataattttagaaagagagggtccatattgtctagcccagctgatttgtaggggtccagattgtctagccctgctgatttgtaggggtccagattgtctagccctgctgatttgtaggggtccagattgtctagcccggctgatttgtaggggtccagattttgcagctctttcagaacaccggctatctggatttgggtaaaggagaagtggtgggggctttggcgggttgctgtggacggtgccgggcagttgaccggggtaggggtagcgaTGTGGAAAgcgtggccagccgtagagaaatgcttattgaaattctcaattatagcggatttatcggtggtgacaatgtttcctagcctcagagtaGTGGGCagctgctcttattctccatggactttacagtgtcccagaactttttggagttagtacaacaggatacaaatttctgtttgaaaaagcttgccttagcttttctaactgcctgtgtatatttgttcctaacttccctgaaaagttccatatcacgggggctattcgatgctaatgcagaacaccacaggatgtttttgtgctggtcaagggcagacaggtctggcatgaaccaaggactatatctattcctagttctacattttttgagaggggcatgcttatttaagatggtgaggaaggcacttttaaagaatagccagttatcatctactgacgggatgaggtcaatgtcattccaggataccccgg encodes:
- the LOC110498422 gene encoding forkhead box protein I1c-like; translated protein: MNSIDPSVHHTSSPTASSLQPQPKSTQEPPEMAVYCDNFSMYHQPGLQSAQRPSGYGLGDYASSLWLNGPPVNSSTPYLHGNNTASFMPPSYGTQRQFLTNSPGFGGPDLGWLSIASQEELLKLVRPPYSYSALIAMAIQNAHEKKLTLSQIYQYVADNFPFYKKSKAGWQNSIRHNLSLNDCFKKVPRDEDDPGKGNYWTLDPNCEKMFDNGNFRRKRKRRSDSTNSTKTEDGRAAPPIKTLDSPQLLGPASPDMEVVSEGHKSSPPPGLASGGTPCFNNFFSSMAGLGSGPLGASAPLSSGPSSRQTSSLGLVNELTNRNITALHSSPYHNHTPHTPTPVQDSHSPGVSEAGLGGHGHPADSLSPFNRGLYYNTFSGGGQAGQFNSHFYNSFSVNNILYPREGTDV